One stretch of Pseudomonadota bacterium DNA includes these proteins:
- the murA gene encoding UDP-N-acetylglucosamine 1-carboxyvinyltransferase, whose amino-acid sequence MEKFIIEGGERLRGTVKISGSKNAVLPLLAATILQKGIYRIGNVPHLRDVETMMRLLSILGGKIEWIDRNSLRVDTRNVDNYVAPYDLVKEMRASVLVLGSLVGGLRRATVSYPGGCAIGERPINLHLKGLSALGCEVKIKEGYVDVIAKNLRGARISFDTPTVGGTENILMAAVVAKGETTIENAAREPEVVDLACMLKRMGANIEGEGTKAIRIKGVDTLTPCDFEVIPDRVEAGTFLVACGITRGYITVEGCVPHHIGATIDKLREAGMDIAEGESCVRASMNKKRPTAVDVKTAPHPGFPTDMQAQIMALMSVSKGTSAITETIFENRMMHAAELRRMGADIRVIGNTAIVKGTKMLSGARVMATDLRASASLIIAGLAAYGVTEVARIYHIDRGYESIEKKLKGLGAKILRRKDEDMES is encoded by the coding sequence ATGGAAAAGTTTATAATAGAGGGGGGAGAGAGATTAAGGGGAACCGTTAAAATAAGTGGGTCGAAAAATGCAGTATTGCCACTGCTTGCAGCAACCATTCTCCAGAAGGGCATATACAGAATAGGCAATGTCCCGCACTTAAGGGATGTTGAGACGATGATGAGGCTTCTCAGCATTTTGGGTGGAAAAATTGAGTGGATAGACAGAAACAGCTTGAGGGTTGACACAAGAAATGTAGATAATTATGTAGCCCCCTATGACCTTGTGAAGGAGATGAGGGCATCAGTCCTTGTGCTTGGTTCCCTTGTGGGAGGTTTGCGGAGGGCAACAGTATCTTACCCCGGGGGCTGCGCCATAGGAGAAAGGCCTATAAATTTGCACCTGAAGGGACTTTCTGCCCTAGGCTGCGAGGTGAAAATAAAAGAAGGTTATGTTGACGTGATAGCAAAGAACTTAAGAGGCGCAAGGATATCTTTTGATACACCAACCGTTGGAGGGACCGAGAACATCCTGATGGCGGCGGTTGTCGCAAAAGGCGAAACCACTATAGAGAACGCTGCTCGTGAACCAGAGGTGGTTGACCTTGCATGTATGCTGAAACGTATGGGGGCAAACATAGAAGGGGAAGGGACAAAAGCCATAAGGATAAAGGGCGTTGACACGCTTACCCCATGTGATTTTGAGGTTATTCCAGACAGGGTTGAAGCGGGCACCTTTCTTGTAGCATGCGGCATAACAAGGGGGTACATAACAGTAGAAGGATGTGTCCCACATCATATAGGGGCCACAATTGATAAGCTGAGAGAGGCAGGCATGGATATAGCAGAGGGGGAGAGCTGCGTCAGGGCTTCTATGAATAAAAAGAGACCGACAGCTGTAGATGTAAAAACAGCACCCCATCCTGGTTTCCCCACGGATATGCAGGCCCAGATAATGGCACTTATGAGCGTTTCAAAAGGTACAAGCGCGATAACAGAAACAATATTTGAGAACAGAATGATGCATGCGGCCGAGCTAAGAAGAATGGGCGCTGATATAAGGGTTATAGGTAATACAGCTATAGTAAAAGGGACCAAAATGCTCTCGGGAGCAAGGGTTATGGCAACCGATTTAAGGGCAAGCGCGTCCTTAATAATAGCCGGGCTCGCTGCCTATGGTGTTACAGAAGTTGCGAGAATATACCATATAGATAGAGGCTACGAATCAATAGAAAAAAAACTAAAGGGGCTTGGTGCAAAGATATTGAGGAGGAAGGATGAAGATATGGAATCTTGA
- the prmC gene encoding peptide chain release factor N(5)-glutamine methyltransferase, translating into MLEERSVPGLDVINIVSFALCISKEELLSNQEREMGDKEKVHIERLLKERRGGKPLAYITKSREFFSEKIFVDERVLIPRPETELLVEEAIKILENNQNISRIVDVGTGSGAIGIIVAKRTLREVVCIDISIDALCVARRNAQAMQALKEVKLVCSDLFCSINRKKRFDMVLANLPYVASEEWDDVMIEVKNFEPREALYGGRGGVEIYRRFVNELPNYLEKDGYTLCEVGGDTQAEKIMDMLESAGIHTISKRDLSGNKRVIIGSWKSL; encoded by the coding sequence ATGTTAGAGGAAAGAAGCGTCCCAGGGCTGGACGTTATCAATATTGTCTCCTTTGCGCTTTGTATCAGCAAAGAAGAGCTATTATCAAACCAAGAGCGGGAAATGGGGGATAAAGAAAAAGTCCATATAGAGAGGCTTTTGAAAGAAAGAAGGGGTGGGAAGCCGCTCGCCTATATAACAAAAAGCAGGGAGTTTTTTTCCGAAAAAATTTTTGTTGATGAGAGGGTTCTTATACCAAGGCCCGAAACAGAATTGCTTGTTGAAGAAGCGATAAAAATATTGGAAAATAATCAAAACATATCCCGCATAGTTGATGTTGGAACCGGCTCTGGTGCCATCGGGATAATAGTAGCAAAAAGAACGTTGAGGGAGGTTGTGTGCATAGATATTTCTATTGATGCCTTGTGTGTTGCAAGGAGGAATGCACAAGCAATGCAGGCATTAAAAGAGGTAAAACTGGTTTGCTCAGACCTGTTTTGCAGTATAAATAGAAAAAAAAGATTCGACATGGTTCTGGCAAACCTCCCATATGTTGCTTCTGAGGAATGGGACGATGTGATGATAGAGGTGAAGAATTTTGAACCAAGAGAAGCCCTTTACGGAGGGAGAGGCGGGGTAGAAATTTACAGGAGGTTTGTAAATGAATTGCCAAACTATCTGGAGAAAGATGGATACACACTATGCGAGGTTGGTGGTGATACCCAGGCAGAGAAGATAATGGACATGCTTGAATCAGCAGGAATTCATACAATTTCAAAAAGGGATCTTTCTGGAAACAAAAGGGTGATTATAGGATCATGGAAAAGTTTATAA
- the prfA gene encoding peptide chain release factor 1, translated as MFEKLEEIEKRYYDIEEEMAKQETIADMEAYKRLAKEYADLKEIVDIFKEWKRKRDEAEKTLEILKLETEKEMRGLAKEETAIIEEEKQRLESLLRERLLKKHTRQAKSMFLEIRAGTGGEEAALFAKDMFTMYMKYAEKMKWKTELIGTSISDLGGLKEVIMVIEGKDAYNMLEYESGVHRVQRVPLTEAQGRIHTSTVTVAVLPEPEELELHINPDELRIDVFRSSGPGGQHVNTTDSAVRITHIPTGIVVTCQDEKSQHKNKSRAIRVLRARLKEKMEKEQEQEISEERRKQVGTGERSERIRTYNFPQGRVTDHRIGLTLYKLQNILNGDLDDIIAPLTAHFQSESLKKGK; from the coding sequence ATGTTTGAGAAGCTGGAAGAAATTGAGAAAAGATACTACGATATCGAAGAGGAAATGGCGAAGCAGGAAACCATCGCCGACATGGAAGCATACAAGAGGCTTGCAAAGGAGTATGCGGACTTAAAGGAAATAGTCGATATTTTTAAGGAATGGAAAAGAAAAAGGGATGAAGCAGAAAAGACACTGGAAATATTGAAGCTTGAGACAGAGAAGGAGATGAGGGGGCTGGCTAAAGAAGAAACAGCCATAATCGAAGAGGAAAAACAGAGGCTCGAGTCTTTATTGAGGGAAAGGCTTTTGAAGAAGCACACAAGACAGGCGAAGAGCATGTTTCTGGAAATAAGGGCGGGGACAGGGGGCGAAGAGGCGGCCCTGTTCGCAAAAGACATGTTTACCATGTATATGAAATATGCTGAGAAGATGAAATGGAAAACAGAGTTGATAGGAACAAGCATCTCAGACCTCGGTGGCCTTAAAGAGGTTATAATGGTTATAGAGGGAAAAGACGCTTACAACATGCTGGAGTACGAAAGCGGCGTTCATAGGGTACAGAGGGTCCCGTTGACAGAAGCACAGGGAAGAATTCACACATCTACAGTAACTGTTGCCGTACTCCCTGAGCCCGAGGAGCTTGAATTACATATAAACCCCGATGAGTTAAGAATAGATGTATTTAGATCGAGCGGTCCCGGGGGCCAGCATGTGAACACCACAGATTCAGCAGTCAGAATTACACATATACCTACGGGCATTGTTGTTACATGCCAGGATGAGAAGTCACAGCATAAAAACAAGTCAAGGGCCATCAGGGTGCTAAGGGCAAGGCTTAAGGAAAAGATGGAAAAGGAACAGGAACAGGAAATATCCGAAGAGAGAAGAAAACAAGTAGGAACAGGGGAGAGAAGTGAACGCATAAGGACATACAACTTTCCACAGGGAAGGGTAACCGATCACAGGATCGGGCTTACATTATATAAGTTGCAAAACATATTGAACGGTGACCTTGACGACATAATAGCTCCATTGACAGCCCACTTCCAGTCAGAATCCTTAAAAAAAGGTAAATAA
- the rpmE gene encoding 50S ribosomal protein L31 → MKKGIHPDLKKAIVKCACGNTFETLSVREKINVEICAKCHPIFTGKEKLLDSAGQVEKFEKRYGKKRK, encoded by the coding sequence ATGAAGAAGGGGATACACCCAGATTTAAAGAAAGCAATAGTAAAGTGTGCATGCGGTAATACCTTTGAAACCCTGTCGGTAAGGGAAAAGATTAATGTAGAAATATGTGCAAAGTGCCACCCAATTTTTACGGGCAAAGAGAAGCTTTTAGACTCTGCAGGCCAGGTAGAGAAGTTTGAAAAAAGGTATGGAAAGAAAAGAAAGTAA
- the rho gene encoding transcription termination factor Rho — protein MHLNELKGKRIGELTHIAKEMNVENAPGMRKQEIIFSILQSLVDKNESVYGEGVLEILSEGFGFLRSADSNYLPGPDDIYISPSQIKKFGLRTGDTTSGQIRPPKDNEKYFAILKVETINYDDPNMAKDKIIFDNLTPIYPNEKIRLETNQDNMSTRVMDLFTPIGKGQRGLIVAPPRTGKTMLLQNIANSITKNHKEIHLIVLLIDERPEEVTDMMRSVKGEVISSTFDEPATRHVQVAEIVIEKAKRLVEHKRDVVILLDSITRLARAYNTVVPSSGKILSGGIDASAMQKPRRFFGAAKNIEEGGSLTIVATALIDTGSRMDEVIFEEFKGTGNMEIYLDRKLAEKRVFPAIDINKSGTRKEELLLDNGDLSRMWLLRKVLQPMNPVEAMEFLLEKLADAESNKDFLYSMSKGG, from the coding sequence ATGCACCTTAATGAATTGAAGGGAAAGAGGATTGGAGAACTTACACACATAGCAAAGGAAATGAATGTAGAAAATGCACCCGGCATGAGGAAACAGGAGATAATATTCTCCATACTGCAGTCGCTCGTTGACAAAAACGAATCTGTATATGGGGAGGGGGTGCTTGAAATCCTATCCGAAGGGTTCGGGTTTTTGAGGTCTGCAGATTCAAATTATCTACCCGGCCCAGATGACATCTATATCTCACCATCACAGATAAAGAAATTTGGCTTGAGGACGGGCGACACAACCTCGGGGCAGATAAGGCCGCCAAAGGATAATGAGAAATACTTTGCCATTTTAAAGGTGGAAACAATAAACTACGACGACCCGAACATGGCGAAGGACAAGATAATATTTGACAACCTGACGCCAATATATCCGAACGAAAAGATAAGGCTTGAAACAAACCAGGACAACATGTCAACAAGGGTTATGGACCTATTTACCCCCATAGGAAAAGGACAAAGGGGGCTTATCGTTGCGCCACCAAGAACAGGAAAAACAATGTTGCTACAGAACATAGCGAACAGCATAACAAAGAACCACAAAGAGATTCACCTGATAGTCTTGCTCATAGATGAAAGGCCCGAAGAGGTTACCGATATGATGAGATCCGTAAAGGGAGAGGTTATAAGTTCTACATTTGATGAGCCGGCAACGAGACACGTTCAGGTGGCGGAGATTGTGATAGAGAAAGCGAAAAGGCTCGTGGAACACAAAAGGGATGTGGTTATACTGCTGGATAGTATAACAAGGCTTGCAAGGGCATACAACACGGTTGTGCCTTCAAGCGGGAAGATTCTTTCGGGCGGGATAGATGCATCAGCCATGCAGAAACCAAGAAGGTTTTTTGGTGCTGCAAAAAACATAGAGGAAGGGGGCAGCCTGACAATAGTGGCAACCGCCCTAATAGACACCGGGAGCAGGATGGATGAAGTTATTTTTGAAGAATTTAAGGGAACAGGGAACATGGAAATATATCTTGATAGAAAACTTGCAGAGAAAAGGGTGTTCCCTGCCATTGATATAAATAAGTCCGGCACAAGAAAAGAAGAGCTACTGTTAGACAACGGCGACCTATCAAGAATGTGGCTACTAAGGAAGGTATTGCAGCCCATGAATCCAGTTGAAGCCATGGAGTTTTTGCTTGAAAAGCTTGCAGATGCCGAGTCCAATAAAGACTTCCTGTATTCAATGAGCAAAGGAGGCTGA
- the coaE gene encoding dephospho-CoA kinase (Dephospho-CoA kinase (CoaE) performs the final step in coenzyme A biosynthesis.): protein MIVIGITGIIGSGKTTIARMLKNEGFNVIDLDGLVREVIKQKEAQGEIQKAFGERHIEDGQVDMGRLGETAFKSNEALRALEKIIHPRVRGELGKQVERLKRAGARVVLVDAPLLFETGLDRKLDKIVVVSAEMEKIRERLKRRGMAGEDVDRRIPFQIPLKEKEKKADHIVSNNGTEEDLKKELAALLEKIKEWEVRANAP, encoded by the coding sequence ATGATAGTAATAGGGATAACCGGAATTATAGGAAGCGGGAAGACCACCATCGCGAGAATGCTGAAAAACGAGGGATTTAACGTGATAGACCTTGATGGCCTTGTAAGGGAAGTTATCAAGCAAAAAGAAGCACAAGGCGAAATCCAAAAGGCCTTTGGTGAACGGCACATAGAAGATGGCCAGGTTGATATGGGAAGGCTGGGGGAGACGGCCTTCAAGAGCAACGAAGCACTAAGGGCCCTCGAAAAGATAATACACCCAAGGGTAAGAGGGGAGCTGGGTAAGCAGGTCGAAAGACTGAAAAGGGCGGGGGCAAGGGTTGTATTGGTGGATGCACCACTCCTCTTTGAAACAGGGCTAGACAGAAAACTTGATAAAATAGTTGTTGTATCGGCAGAAATGGAGAAGATAAGAGAGAGGCTTAAAAGAAGAGGAATGGCAGGGGAAGACGTGGACAGGAGGATACCCTTTCAAATACCATTGAAGGAAAAAGAAAAAAAGGCAGACCACATTGTTTCCAACAACGGAACCGAAGAAGACCTTAAAAAGGAACTGGCAGCCCTCTTGGAAAAGATAAAAGAATGGGAGGTAAGAGCAAATGCACCTTAA
- the gyrB gene encoding DNA topoisomerase (ATP-hydrolyzing) subunit B, which translates to MREYGAENIKILDGLDAVRKVPSMYIGNTSTEGLHHLVYELVDNSVDEALEGHCNKITITIHRDNSVTCEDNGRGIPVEKHTEENMPALEVVLTKLHAGGKFDKDAYRYSAGLHGVGLSVVNALSEYLEVEVRREGRVYFQRYEGGNKTAELRVIGDTDKTGTKVRFKPDKLLFETTDFSYEIVAHRMREISFLNNGIYIVVNDERKGKRQEFKHEGGVKAFVKFLNTNKNVLFNEPLYITSTKPPLDFIEVAIQYNDGYNENIYSFVNNVNTQEGGTHVAGFRGALTRCINSFIQTNASQKSKENISGDDVKEGLVAVISIKIQNPQFEGQTKAKLGNSEIKGLVESVMNEKVSEYLELNQETARAIVNKALEAKRAREAAKKAKELVKSRGLFESGVLPGKLADCQESDPNICELYIVEGDSAGGSAKQGRDRKTQAILPLKGKILNVEKSRQEKVLINQEIKSVYLALGINSENIDRLRYHKIIIMTDADVDGSHIRTLLLTFFYRKMPEIIMNGYLYIAQPPLYKIKHGNKETYAKDEDEFERFITLRGMEKISCHVGDAQINGAALRTGIERVRSLERYFKDMASMGMDKKLVLGLLGADICSRIDFEGQEKLSRLKDYLEKEGYTVDIIKDREHNLFALNVNDRAKKEQNIKIDYELCTRDDYIDSYKTYRQVQIFYEKDIKVTDGGAEARSPNAEGLLRFINERGKEGISIQRYKGLGEMNPEQLWATTMDPGGRSLIRVSIEDAVEADQVFTVLMGSNIETRRKFIEENALNVRNLDI; encoded by the coding sequence ATGAGAGAATACGGGGCAGAAAATATAAAAATCCTGGACGGGCTTGACGCGGTTAGAAAGGTGCCGTCCATGTATATAGGGAACACAAGCACAGAAGGACTACACCACCTGGTATACGAGCTTGTTGACAACAGCGTTGATGAAGCGCTAGAGGGCCATTGTAATAAAATAACGATAACCATTCACAGGGACAACAGCGTTACCTGTGAGGACAATGGAAGGGGCATACCAGTAGAAAAACACACCGAAGAGAACATGCCCGCACTGGAAGTGGTTCTAACAAAGCTACATGCAGGCGGTAAGTTTGATAAGGATGCATACAGATACTCAGCGGGGCTACACGGGGTCGGCCTATCGGTTGTAAACGCCCTTTCCGAATATCTCGAGGTTGAGGTGAGAAGGGAAGGAAGGGTCTACTTCCAGAGGTATGAGGGGGGGAACAAGACAGCGGAATTAAGGGTCATCGGAGATACAGACAAAACCGGCACGAAGGTGAGATTCAAGCCCGACAAATTACTGTTTGAGACGACGGATTTTAGTTACGAAATCGTTGCGCACAGAATGAGGGAGATATCGTTCTTAAACAACGGGATATACATAGTGGTGAACGATGAAAGAAAGGGCAAAAGGCAGGAATTTAAACACGAAGGGGGCGTGAAGGCGTTTGTTAAGTTTTTAAACACCAACAAAAACGTGCTCTTCAATGAGCCACTATACATAACAAGCACAAAACCACCCCTTGACTTTATAGAGGTGGCAATACAGTACAACGACGGATACAATGAGAACATTTACAGCTTTGTAAACAACGTGAACACACAGGAGGGGGGAACACACGTGGCCGGGTTCAGGGGTGCCCTGACGAGGTGTATAAACAGCTTTATACAAACAAACGCGTCCCAAAAGTCAAAAGAGAACATATCAGGAGACGATGTAAAAGAGGGGCTGGTGGCGGTTATAAGCATAAAGATACAAAACCCCCAATTCGAGGGGCAGACAAAGGCCAAGCTGGGAAACAGCGAGATAAAGGGGCTTGTAGAATCTGTCATGAACGAGAAGGTATCGGAATATTTAGAGCTAAACCAAGAAACGGCAAGGGCAATTGTAAACAAGGCGCTGGAGGCGAAAAGGGCACGCGAGGCAGCAAAGAAAGCAAAGGAGTTGGTGAAGAGCAGGGGCCTTTTTGAAAGTGGTGTGCTGCCAGGTAAACTTGCCGATTGCCAGGAGAGCGACCCAAACATATGTGAACTGTATATTGTAGAGGGGGACTCTGCGGGGGGGTCAGCCAAGCAAGGAAGAGACAGGAAAACACAGGCCATCCTCCCATTAAAGGGGAAGATATTAAACGTTGAGAAGTCACGACAGGAAAAGGTTCTCATAAATCAGGAAATAAAATCTGTTTATTTGGCCCTCGGCATAAATTCAGAAAACATTGATAGGCTGAGATACCATAAGATCATAATAATGACAGATGCGGACGTGGACGGTTCACATATAAGGACATTGCTTCTCACGTTTTTTTACAGGAAAATGCCAGAGATAATAATGAACGGGTATCTGTATATAGCACAGCCCCCCCTATATAAAATAAAACACGGGAACAAGGAGACGTATGCAAAAGACGAAGACGAATTTGAAAGGTTTATTACGCTCAGGGGCATGGAAAAAATAAGCTGCCATGTTGGGGATGCCCAGATTAACGGGGCAGCATTAAGGACAGGCATAGAAAGAGTGAGAAGCTTAGAGCGATACTTTAAGGACATGGCCAGCATGGGTATGGATAAAAAATTGGTTCTGGGGCTACTTGGAGCCGACATTTGTAGCAGGATAGACTTTGAAGGCCAGGAAAAGCTGAGCAGGCTCAAGGACTATCTTGAAAAAGAGGGCTACACGGTGGACATAATCAAGGACAGAGAACACAACCTGTTTGCCCTAAACGTTAATGACAGGGCAAAGAAGGAGCAAAACATAAAGATAGACTATGAGCTGTGCACCAGGGACGACTATATAGATTCTTACAAAACTTACAGGCAAGTACAGATATTTTATGAAAAAGACATTAAGGTCACCGATGGGGGTGCCGAAGCACGCTCCCCGAATGCAGAGGGGCTCCTCAGGTTTATAAACGAAAGAGGCAAGGAAGGGATTAGCATACAGAGATACAAGGGCCTGGGAGAAATGAACCCCGAGCAGCTATGGGCCACAACAATGGACCCGGGGGGAAGAAGCCTTATAAGGGTTTCAATAGAAGATGCCGTCGAGGCAGACCAGGTGTTTACGGTCCTTATGGGAAGCAACATCGAGACCAGGAGGAAGTTTATAGAAGAAAATGCCCTGAACGTTAGAAACCTCGATATATGA
- the dnaN gene encoding DNA polymerase III subunit beta, protein MNIILDRNVLLTPISKLVSITEKRSLMPILSNILIAFNKEKTTIYSTDLEISATGYIDYKSEYEKKIVVHGRKFLEILKEMDNEKISLGIKENTLTIKQKQTEIVLSLQDPEEFPEVKEIEGQEEFTIEGNILLEMIDKVGFAISIDETRFILTGMHMRGAAGNIKVVGTDGFRMALYQKEIEGIKDFKGITIPKRSLTEIERIIEGGEEIKITIDDKHVQIGTGKEIVVTRTIEGTFPDFENVIPTKNKNIVIVEKERLLRGLKRVSSIMGRSEPVKITLKDGNMEIDADSDIGHAKEIIDIDYKGENISMNFNVRFILDVVSHTEGTSLVIKAPSEYGAVLFEGKEDERYRNIVMPIRV, encoded by the coding sequence ATGAATATAATATTAGATAGGAACGTGCTTTTGACACCAATATCCAAATTGGTAAGTATAACTGAGAAAAGATCCCTGATGCCGATTCTTTCAAACATACTAATAGCATTTAATAAAGAAAAGACAACAATATATTCAACGGACCTGGAAATAAGTGCTACAGGGTATATAGACTACAAATCCGAATACGAGAAAAAAATAGTAGTTCATGGAAGAAAATTTTTAGAGATATTGAAAGAGATGGATAATGAAAAAATAAGTCTGGGTATAAAAGAGAACACTTTAACGATAAAACAGAAACAAACAGAAATTGTACTAAGCCTGCAGGACCCAGAGGAGTTCCCAGAGGTAAAAGAGATTGAGGGGCAGGAGGAATTTACCATAGAAGGAAATATATTATTAGAAATGATAGACAAAGTGGGGTTTGCAATATCTATAGATGAGACAAGATTTATACTGACAGGAATGCATATGAGGGGAGCAGCAGGAAACATAAAGGTTGTTGGGACAGATGGTTTTAGAATGGCGCTGTATCAAAAGGAAATTGAAGGGATAAAAGATTTTAAGGGCATTACAATACCAAAAAGGTCATTAACGGAGATAGAAAGGATAATAGAGGGAGGAGAAGAAATTAAAATAACCATAGACGACAAACATGTGCAGATTGGTACAGGAAAAGAGATAGTGGTCACAAGAACAATAGAGGGCACCTTTCCAGACTTTGAGAATGTGATACCAACAAAAAATAAAAATATAGTAATCGTTGAAAAGGAACGCCTTTTAAGGGGGCTGAAAAGGGTATCGTCAATTATGGGAAGGTCAGAACCCGTAAAAATAACGCTTAAGGACGGCAACATGGAGATCGATGCAGATTCTGACATTGGGCACGCAAAGGAAATAATAGACATTGATTATAAAGGAGAGAACATCAGCATGAATTTCAATGTAAGATTTATATTAGATGTTGTGTCACACACGGAAGGAACAAGTTTGGTAATAAAGGCGCCTTCCGAATATGGGGCAGTGCTTTTTGAAGGAAAGGAAGACGAACGATACAGAAATATCGTAATGCCAATAAGGGTATGA
- the dnaA gene encoding chromosomal replication initiator protein DnaA, which produces MVDILSQIKPKIASIINEDSYKTWIEPLQFLDYRDGKFSIVVPNAFFRDWVVENFEQILLALIKDTTKDDVRIEYVLKKEEKEDGKRGIVLKRPIQYNLFNPKYTFENFVVGASNQFANAASLAVTTNPGKTYNPLFIYGGVGLGKTHLLNAIGNFLLGHGKTNTDRICYITAEAFTNELINSLRYQRMEDFRNRFRKMDVLLIDDIQFIAGKERTQEEFFHTFNTLYDNMKQIVVTSDKFPRDIENFEERLRSRFEWGLIADIQSPDTETKVAILNKKAEIENIDLPLDVAFFIASNAEDSVRSLEGALIRIGAFASLNNVPVTIGLAKEVVGHILRDKKGVITIDMILKEVSSYFSIRASDIRSSKRTKSIMLPRQIAIYLSRKLTDCSLVSIGERFGGKDHATIIHSVKKIDNEIKVKKELKDAVEKIELRVKFT; this is translated from the coding sequence ATGGTTGATATTCTCTCTCAAATAAAACCTAAAATTGCGAGCATTATCAACGAGGATAGTTACAAAACGTGGATAGAGCCCTTACAATTTTTAGACTATAGGGACGGGAAGTTTTCCATTGTTGTTCCAAATGCATTTTTCAGGGACTGGGTTGTTGAGAATTTTGAACAGATCCTGCTCGCGCTGATAAAAGACACGACCAAGGATGATGTCAGGATTGAGTATGTCCTTAAAAAGGAAGAGAAGGAGGATGGCAAAAGGGGTATTGTTTTGAAAAGACCCATCCAGTACAACCTTTTCAACCCAAAATACACGTTTGAAAACTTTGTCGTTGGTGCAAGCAACCAGTTTGCAAATGCTGCCAGCCTTGCTGTTACAACGAATCCCGGAAAGACATATAACCCGCTTTTTATTTACGGCGGTGTTGGCCTTGGAAAAACCCACCTCCTCAATGCTATAGGCAATTTTCTCTTGGGGCACGGAAAGACAAATACGGATCGTATTTGTTATATAACTGCTGAGGCCTTTACAAATGAGCTCATAAATTCCCTTAGATATCAAAGGATGGAGGACTTCAGGAACAGGTTTAGAAAGATGGATGTTCTTTTAATAGATGATATACAGTTTATTGCTGGCAAGGAGAGGACTCAGGAGGAGTTTTTCCATACATTTAACACCCTTTACGATAACATGAAACAGATAGTTGTCACGAGCGACAAGTTCCCAAGGGACATAGAAAACTTTGAGGAAAGGCTGCGGTCTCGATTTGAATGGGGCCTAATAGCAGACATACAATCACCCGATACCGAAACAAAGGTTGCCATACTAAACAAGAAGGCAGAAATAGAAAACATAGACCTGCCCCTTGACGTAGCTTTTTTTATTGCCTCTAACGCCGAGGATAGCGTGAGATCATTAGAGGGCGCCCTGATAAGAATTGGTGCATTTGCATCTTTAAATAACGTGCCCGTTACCATTGGTCTCGCCAAAGAGGTTGTCGGGCACATACTCAGAGACAAAAAGGGCGTGATCACGATAGACATGATACTAAAAGAGGTATCGTCATATTTCTCTATCAGGGCTTCAGACATAAGGTCTTCAAAGCGAACCAAATCGATCATGCTGCCCCGACAGATAGCAATATACCTATCAAGAAAATTAACAGACTGCTCGCTCGTGAGCATCGGCGAAAGGTTTGGCGGTAAAGACCACGCAACAATTATCCACTCAGTAAAAAAGATAGACAATGAAATAAAGGTGAAAAAAGAGTTGAAAGACGCTGTTGAAAAGATAGAGTTAAGGGTTAAGTTTACATGA